The Leucobacter viscericola genome includes a window with the following:
- a CDS encoding heme ABC transporter ATP-binding protein, translated as MAAARHLTMPTLPVMGDVVCSAEAVTLSRGGRVLLDRVSLEVKAGEVLALLGPNGAGKSTLLNLLSGDMAPDSGTIQFGHRDISEWSLGDLSRRRSVLLQDNQLLFPFTVHQVVEMGRAPWRRTPLEDEDNSAISEAIDAADIAHLGTRRVPSLSGGERARTAFARVMAGRTGVLMLDEPTAALDLGHQEAVLGLARDRAAAGDAVLVVLHDLNLAAAYADRIALLRDGKIVACDTPAQVLTAEIVSDVYRTPVEVIPHPLTGVGIVMPLRG; from the coding sequence ATGGCTGCCGCACGACACCTCACTATGCCCACGCTGCCCGTCATGGGGGATGTGGTGTGCTCTGCCGAAGCAGTAACACTTTCGCGGGGTGGTCGCGTGCTGCTCGACAGGGTCTCACTCGAGGTTAAGGCCGGTGAGGTTCTTGCTCTGCTCGGGCCAAACGGCGCCGGCAAATCGACACTCCTGAATCTGCTCTCGGGCGACATGGCTCCAGATTCGGGCACGATCCAGTTTGGCCACCGCGACATCTCGGAGTGGTCGCTCGGTGACCTCTCGCGCAGGCGCAGTGTGCTGTTGCAGGACAACCAACTGCTGTTTCCGTTCACCGTGCACCAGGTGGTCGAGATGGGGCGGGCTCCGTGGCGACGCACCCCGCTCGAGGATGAAGACAACTCTGCAATCTCTGAAGCGATCGATGCCGCCGATATCGCGCACCTCGGCACCCGCCGTGTGCCGTCACTCTCGGGCGGCGAACGCGCCCGCACCGCGTTTGCCCGGGTCATGGCCGGTCGCACGGGTGTGCTGATGCTCGACGAACCTACCGCGGCCCTCGATCTTGGGCATCAAGAGGCGGTGCTGGGCCTAGCTCGGGATCGCGCCGCAGCGGGCGACGCTGTGCTCGTCGTGCTGCACGACCTCAATCTTGCTGCAGCCTACGCCGATCGCATTGCACTGCTGCGCGACGGCAAAATCGTTGCCTGCGATACGCCCGCGCAGGTGCTCACGGCAGAGATCGTCAGCGACGTCTACCGCACCCCGGTTGAGGTGATTCCCCACCCCCTCACGGGAGTGGGGATCGTAATGCCGCTTCGCGGTTAG
- a CDS encoding heme/hemin ABC transporter substrate-binding protein, with product MSGTGLRGLRQRKSRQLGSVWRSASVLALVGLLGIGLTACQTSASGTGDGTKKEAVELPPLKDVTPLADPTAYEGPTTAVIGGPSIPPLADPPAPKLPVTVVSKDKAGDKKVEVTDTSRVLALSLSGTLGELVYAYGMSDSLVGRDISTNFDGAEKLPVITRDGHSINAEAVLALDPTLIITDGSIGPTDVVLQLRDAGIPVVTVDRAIDPESSYKTAQQVADALGVGEAAPTLIDHLKTAIADKETEVKALLPKDSSKSPRVAFLYVRGAAGIFYLFGEGSGVDSLIQSIGAVDVAEEAGWKGERPMTEEALVAMDPDVILVMTKGLESAGGVDGLIAAQPSIALTQAGKHRRIIDVDDSVLFAGGTRIPDVIDGLARAIYAPDSLKG from the coding sequence ATGAGCGGAACTGGGCTGCGTGGATTGCGGCAGCGAAAGTCCCGACAGCTCGGTAGCGTTTGGCGCAGTGCGTCGGTGCTGGCGCTTGTTGGGTTGCTCGGGATCGGCCTGACCGCCTGCCAGACCAGCGCGAGTGGTACCGGAGACGGTACGAAGAAGGAAGCCGTCGAGTTGCCCCCGTTGAAGGACGTGACGCCACTCGCAGATCCAACCGCCTACGAAGGGCCAACGACCGCCGTGATTGGTGGCCCCAGCATTCCTCCGCTCGCAGACCCGCCCGCACCGAAGCTGCCAGTCACCGTGGTCTCAAAAGACAAGGCCGGGGACAAAAAAGTTGAGGTGACAGACACTTCGCGTGTGCTTGCGCTTTCCCTCAGTGGAACGCTCGGCGAGCTCGTCTACGCCTACGGAATGAGCGACTCCCTTGTTGGCCGCGATATCTCCACCAATTTCGACGGTGCTGAAAAGCTGCCGGTTATTACCCGCGACGGACACTCCATCAACGCGGAGGCCGTGCTTGCCCTTGATCCGACGCTCATCATTACCGATGGAAGCATCGGCCCGACCGATGTGGTGCTGCAATTGCGTGACGCGGGAATTCCCGTGGTGACGGTTGATCGTGCGATTGATCCCGAATCGAGTTACAAGACTGCTCAGCAAGTTGCTGACGCTCTAGGTGTCGGTGAAGCTGCCCCCACCCTGATCGATCACCTCAAGACCGCGATCGCCGATAAGGAAACCGAGGTGAAGGCGCTGCTTCCCAAGGACTCGAGCAAATCGCCTCGGGTTGCATTCTTATATGTGCGTGGAGCCGCTGGCATTTTCTACCTCTTTGGTGAGGGCAGCGGAGTTGATAGCTTGATCCAGTCCATCGGCGCTGTTGATGTTGCCGAAGAGGCCGGCTGGAAGGGTGAGCGGCCCATGACCGAGGAGGCCTTGGTCGCAATGGACCCCGATGTGATCCTCGTAATGACCAAGGGGCTCGAAAGTGCGGGTGGTGTCGACGGGCTGATCGCCGCACAGCCGAGTATCGCGCTGACTCAGGCGGGAAAGCACCGCCGCATCATTGATGTCGATGATTCAGTGCTGTTTGCGGGAGGCACTCGAATCCCTGATGTGATTGACGGGCTCGCTCGTGCAATCTACGCTCCCGACTCTTTGAAAGGCTAA
- a CDS encoding sensor histidine kinase, whose protein sequence is MARQSYGERWAEISLRAKITGVTVFILFLGLIVAGVGTLSVLRPMLINNQNNSLSQLRVDPTPALASDASLGALSRQDVTLAGNEYYVALLDAKGEVQADNTRGRANASLPHVPVLDIDQVNDLKDDTLSLRGGDGVEWRAIVTPITIANKPAGALLIAASTANINEIVANYVIIFTGFGIAVILLGAALTRLLVTTTFLPLAEVEQTALEIARGDYSKRIMVASPHTEVGHLGESLNIMLDRLDGSLEDRERTIDRMRRFIGDASHELRTPLVSVRGYAELYRMGALEDEEHVGQAMERIEKEAIRMTALVEDLLALARLDERRPLNLTSLPLNQLAHDAALDAGAQAPDRVVTVQEDPLNPTVVGDEHKVRQLMTNLVGNAMRHTPEGSPIEIVVSTVSADPPEGASKPAASMARFEIVDHGEGVPEQVREKIFGRFWRADTSRNRETGGSGLGLAIVKSIVDAHGGTVSVHETPGGGATFRVDLPGAPLSDDTIPIKRLG, encoded by the coding sequence GTGGCGCGGCAGAGCTACGGAGAACGCTGGGCCGAGATCTCGCTGCGGGCCAAGATCACCGGGGTGACGGTATTCATCCTGTTCCTTGGCCTCATCGTTGCGGGAGTCGGCACGCTCTCCGTGCTCCGCCCCATGCTCATCAACAACCAGAACAACTCGCTCTCTCAGCTGCGCGTTGATCCCACACCGGCACTCGCCTCAGACGCTTCTCTGGGCGCCCTCAGCCGGCAAGACGTCACCCTTGCGGGCAACGAGTACTACGTAGCACTGCTGGACGCCAAGGGCGAAGTGCAGGCCGACAACACCCGTGGCCGGGCGAACGCCTCGCTGCCGCACGTTCCCGTTTTAGATATTGACCAGGTCAACGACCTCAAGGACGACACGCTGTCCCTCAGGGGCGGCGACGGGGTTGAATGGCGAGCAATTGTCACGCCAATCACCATTGCAAACAAGCCAGCCGGTGCCCTCCTCATCGCGGCCTCAACCGCAAACATCAATGAGATCGTCGCGAACTACGTCATCATCTTTACCGGGTTCGGAATCGCCGTCATCTTGCTGGGTGCGGCGCTCACCCGTTTACTCGTCACGACCACTTTTTTGCCGCTGGCGGAGGTCGAGCAAACCGCGCTTGAAATCGCGCGCGGCGACTACTCCAAGCGCATCATGGTTGCGAGCCCACACACAGAAGTGGGACACCTCGGCGAATCCCTCAACATCATGCTTGACCGACTTGACGGTTCTCTCGAGGATCGCGAGCGCACCATCGACCGCATGCGTCGTTTCATCGGTGACGCCAGTCACGAGTTGCGCACTCCCCTCGTTTCCGTTCGCGGATACGCAGAGCTTTACCGCATGGGTGCGCTGGAAGACGAGGAGCACGTCGGGCAAGCCATGGAGCGGATTGAGAAGGAAGCGATCCGCATGACCGCGCTAGTCGAGGATCTGCTCGCACTCGCCCGTCTCGACGAGCGCCGGCCCCTCAACCTCACCTCACTGCCCCTGAACCAGCTCGCGCACGATGCCGCGCTCGATGCGGGGGCCCAGGCCCCCGACCGTGTTGTGACTGTGCAGGAGGATCCTCTCAACCCCACGGTCGTGGGCGATGAGCACAAGGTGCGTCAGCTCATGACCAACCTGGTCGGCAACGCGATGCGGCACACGCCGGAGGGCAGCCCCATTGAGATCGTGGTGTCGACTGTGTCAGCTGACCCACCTGAGGGCGCCTCAAAACCGGCTGCCTCAATGGCGCGCTTCGAGATCGTCGACCATGGCGAAGGAGTGCCCGAGCAGGTTCGCGAAAAGATCTTTGGGCGCTTCTGGCGGGCGGACACCTCACGCAACCGCGAAACTGGCGGATCGGGCCTCGGCCTCGCGATCGTCAAGTCAATCGTCGACGCCCACGGGGGCACGGTCAGCGTGCACGAGACGCCGGGCGGCGGTGCAACGTTCCGTGTAGATCTGCCGGGCGCTCCGCTCTCAGACGACACGATCCCGATCAAGCGCCTGGGTTAG
- a CDS encoding FecCD family ABC transporter permease yields MQDTSPATSRTAVVVRRSATGSRRTGTKTVLFVVLVVALIAAILVSAGTGQLGIPPQEILGSLLRKIGIDWLPGPSHANGDQTLWSIRFPRVAMAVLVGASLAVAGLIMQAIFGNPLAEPGVIGISSGAAVGAGLAIVFGLTIFGEWTTAIFAFGAGLAATLIVYAMSRAEGKTEVVTLVLTGIAVNAIAGAAIALLTFLSDTQSREQIVFWQLGSLANSRWSQVMIVAPALAIGLCAAYFVARKLDLLALGERNARHLGVNVEVLRITMIFVVALLTGAAVAFAGIIAFVGLVIPHLMRMILGPAHLPLVTASALGGALLLTLADLGSRTIVPMADLPIGMLTALVGGPFFFWLLRRTRKRSGGWG; encoded by the coding sequence ATGCAAGATACCTCACCGGCCACAAGTCGCACGGCCGTCGTCGTGCGCCGATCCGCCACCGGCTCGCGCCGCACCGGCACAAAGACGGTTCTCTTTGTGGTGTTGGTCGTGGCGCTGATTGCTGCGATCCTTGTCTCTGCAGGCACCGGGCAGCTCGGCATCCCACCGCAGGAAATCCTGGGATCGCTGCTGCGTAAGATCGGGATCGACTGGCTGCCTGGGCCGTCACACGCAAATGGCGACCAGACGCTCTGGTCGATCCGCTTCCCCCGCGTCGCAATGGCAGTGCTTGTTGGCGCCAGCCTTGCCGTTGCGGGTCTCATCATGCAGGCCATTTTCGGCAACCCCCTCGCCGAACCCGGCGTGATTGGCATCTCCTCGGGAGCTGCAGTGGGAGCAGGCCTTGCGATCGTTTTTGGTCTTACGATCTTCGGCGAGTGGACTACCGCTATTTTTGCGTTCGGGGCTGGCCTCGCGGCGACACTCATCGTCTACGCGATGAGCCGTGCGGAGGGTAAAACTGAAGTCGTCACCCTGGTGCTCACGGGTATCGCCGTAAACGCGATCGCGGGCGCCGCAATCGCTCTACTCACTTTCCTCAGCGATACTCAGTCTCGCGAACAGATCGTGTTCTGGCAGCTCGGTAGCCTGGCTAATAGCCGCTGGTCTCAGGTAATGATCGTCGCCCCTGCTCTGGCGATCGGCCTCTGCGCCGCCTACTTCGTAGCACGCAAACTCGACCTGCTTGCTCTGGGTGAGCGCAACGCACGCCATCTCGGCGTGAACGTCGAGGTGCTCAGAATCACCATGATCTTTGTCGTCGCGCTGCTCACGGGAGCTGCGGTCGCCTTTGCCGGCATCATCGCCTTTGTGGGCCTCGTGATCCCACACCTCATGCGCATGATCCTCGGCCCAGCACACCTACCGCTCGTGACCGCCTCCGCCCTCGGTGGCGCGCTGCTGCTCACCCTGGCGGATCTGGGCTCGCGCACAATCGTTCCGATGGCCGATTTGCCGATCGGTATGCTGACGGCGCTCGTCGGCGGACCGTTCTTCTTCTGGCTGCTGCGACGCACCCGCAAGCGCTCGGGAGGGTGGGGATGA
- the groL gene encoding chaperonin GroEL (60 kDa chaperone family; promotes refolding of misfolded polypeptides especially under stressful conditions; forms two stacked rings of heptamers to form a barrel-shaped 14mer; ends can be capped by GroES; misfolded proteins enter the barrel where they are refolded when GroES binds) translates to MAKIIAFDEEARRGLERGLNTLADAVKVTLGPRGRNVVLEKKWGAPTITNDGVSIAKEIELDDPFEKIGAELVKEVAKKTDDVAGDGTTTATVLAQALVREGLRNVAAGSDPIAIKKGIEAAVAAVTAQLLANAKEIETTDEIAATASISAADPQIGALIAEAIDKVGKEGVVTVEESNTFGTELELTEGMRFDKGYLSAYFVTDADRQEVVFEEPYILIVNSKVSNIKDLLPVVDPVIQSGKQLLIIAEDVEGEALATLVLNKIRGIFKSAAVKAPGFGDRRKAMLQDIAILTGGQVISEEVGLKLENATLDMLGTARKVIITKDETTIVQGAGEEEAIAGRVTQIRREIENTDSDYDREKLQERLAKLAGGVAVIKAGAATEVELKERKHRIEDAVRNAKAAVEEGVLPGGGVALIQAGKEAFAGLSLSGDEAVGAKIVQTAIEAPLRQIALNAGLEPGVVADRVAGLPVGHGLNAATGEYGDLVAQGILDPAKVTRSALQNAASIAGLFLTTEVVVADKPEPAAAPAGDPTGGMDF, encoded by the coding sequence ATGGCAAAGATCATTGCGTTTGATGAGGAAGCACGTCGCGGGCTTGAGCGAGGACTCAACACCCTCGCTGATGCCGTAAAGGTGACGCTCGGCCCGCGCGGTCGCAACGTTGTCCTCGAGAAGAAGTGGGGCGCTCCCACAATCACTAACGATGGTGTCTCCATCGCGAAAGAGATCGAGCTCGACGACCCCTTCGAGAAGATCGGCGCTGAGCTGGTCAAGGAGGTCGCCAAGAAGACTGACGACGTCGCAGGTGACGGCACCACCACCGCAACCGTGCTCGCTCAGGCGCTCGTGCGTGAGGGCCTGCGTAACGTTGCAGCTGGCAGCGATCCCATCGCGATCAAGAAGGGCATCGAGGCAGCCGTTGCTGCTGTCACCGCTCAGCTTCTTGCAAACGCCAAGGAGATCGAGACCACTGATGAGATCGCGGCAACCGCGTCCATCTCTGCGGCTGACCCCCAGATCGGCGCACTGATCGCCGAGGCCATCGACAAGGTTGGCAAAGAGGGCGTTGTTACCGTCGAGGAGTCCAACACCTTCGGCACCGAGCTCGAGCTGACCGAGGGCATGCGCTTCGACAAGGGTTACCTGTCGGCATACTTCGTCACCGACGCTGATCGCCAGGAAGTTGTCTTCGAGGAGCCCTACATCCTCATCGTCAACAGCAAGGTCTCCAACATCAAGGACCTGCTCCCCGTTGTTGATCCCGTGATCCAGTCGGGCAAGCAGCTCCTCATCATTGCTGAAGACGTCGAGGGTGAAGCACTCGCAACTCTCGTGCTCAACAAGATCCGTGGCATCTTCAAGTCGGCAGCCGTCAAGGCTCCGGGCTTCGGCGATCGCCGCAAGGCCATGCTGCAGGACATCGCGATCCTCACCGGCGGCCAGGTCATCTCTGAAGAGGTCGGCCTCAAGCTCGAGAACGCAACGCTCGACATGCTCGGCACCGCGCGCAAGGTCATCATCACGAAGGACGAGACCACCATCGTTCAGGGCGCTGGCGAAGAAGAGGCCATCGCTGGCCGCGTCACGCAGATCCGTCGCGAGATCGAGAACACCGACAGCGATTACGACCGTGAGAAGCTGCAGGAGCGCCTCGCAAAGCTCGCCGGTGGTGTTGCAGTCATCAAGGCTGGCGCAGCTACCGAGGTTGAGCTCAAGGAGCGCAAGCACCGCATCGAAGACGCCGTTCGTAACGCGAAGGCTGCCGTCGAAGAGGGTGTGCTGCCCGGTGGTGGCGTCGCGCTGATCCAGGCCGGCAAGGAGGCCTTCGCAGGCCTCAGCCTCTCGGGTGACGAGGCCGTCGGTGCGAAGATCGTACAGACCGCTATCGAAGCTCCGCTGCGTCAGATCGCGCTCAACGCGGGCCTCGAGCCCGGTGTTGTTGCCGATCGTGTTGCGGGCCTGCCCGTCGGTCACGGCTTGAACGCCGCAACCGGTGAGTACGGCGACCTGGTTGCTCAGGGCATCCTGGATCCCGCTAAGGTGACCCGCTCGGCGCTGCAGAACGCGGCATCGATCGCAGGTCTCTTCCTCACCACCGAGGTTGTTGTCGCCGACAAGCCTGAGCCCGCAGCGGCTCCCGCTGGTGACCCGACCGGTGGCATGGACTTCTAG
- a CDS encoding DNA repair helicase XPB codes for MTLGPLIVQSDHTVLLEVAHPEAEDARHALAVFAELERAPEHIHTYRVTRLGLWNARAAGHTADAILETLNRYAKFPVPTGVASEIEDTMRRYGRLTIERVTSGDLDSQLVLRSDEPAILREVSSAKKIAPLLGNKIDENTFPVAAWARGELKQQLVARGWPAEDLAGYTPGEPYDIELVQDGWELRDYQAKAVDAFERGGSGVVVLPCGAGKTIVGAAAMAEVGAKTLILVTNAVSARQWRDELLARTTLTPEDIGEYSGQVKEVKPVTIATYQILTSRRKGEYAHLSLLDAQDWGVIVYDEVHLLPAPVFKLTAELQARRRLGLTATLVREDGREGDVFSLIGPKRYDAAWKDIEAQGFIAPAACFEVRLDLTESERLEYAVAEDQDRYRIAASTTQKQVLAKRIIDQHPGESVLVIGQYIDQLEAMAEALDVPLITGQTPIDEREELFNAFRTGEVRILVVSKVANFSVDLPDASVAIQISGSFGSRQEEAQRLGRLLRPKAKGLTASFYTLIARDTVDQDFAQNRQRFLAEQGYAYTILDADHVDQLRSVAH; via the coding sequence ATGACACTCGGCCCACTCATTGTGCAGAGCGACCACACTGTTCTCTTAGAGGTGGCGCACCCCGAAGCCGAAGACGCCCGCCACGCCCTCGCGGTGTTCGCAGAACTCGAACGCGCTCCCGAGCACATCCACACCTACAGGGTTACCCGGCTCGGGCTTTGGAATGCGCGGGCCGCGGGTCACACCGCCGACGCAATTCTTGAGACGCTCAACCGCTATGCCAAGTTTCCGGTTCCCACCGGCGTCGCGAGCGAAATCGAAGACACCATGCGTCGCTACGGTCGGCTCACGATCGAGCGCGTCACCTCTGGTGATCTCGACAGCCAGTTGGTGCTGCGGTCAGACGAGCCTGCGATCCTGCGCGAGGTTTCCAGCGCAAAGAAGATTGCCCCTCTGCTCGGCAACAAGATCGATGAGAACACGTTCCCCGTTGCCGCCTGGGCACGCGGCGAACTGAAGCAGCAGTTGGTGGCCCGCGGTTGGCCCGCGGAAGATCTGGCGGGCTACACCCCGGGTGAGCCCTACGACATCGAGCTCGTACAAGACGGCTGGGAGCTGCGCGATTACCAGGCCAAGGCCGTCGACGCGTTTGAGCGCGGTGGATCGGGTGTTGTGGTGTTGCCGTGTGGTGCGGGTAAGACGATTGTCGGCGCGGCCGCCATGGCCGAGGTCGGCGCGAAGACGCTGATCCTAGTCACCAATGCGGTGTCGGCCCGGCAGTGGCGCGACGAGCTGCTCGCGCGCACGACGCTCACCCCCGAAGACATTGGCGAGTACTCCGGGCAGGTCAAAGAGGTGAAACCCGTCACGATTGCGACGTACCAGATCCTCACCAGCCGCCGTAAGGGCGAGTACGCGCACCTCTCACTGCTCGACGCGCAAGACTGGGGTGTGATCGTGTATGACGAGGTGCATCTACTGCCGGCCCCGGTATTCAAGCTCACGGCAGAGCTGCAAGCTCGCCGCCGCCTGGGCCTGACCGCAACACTCGTGCGCGAGGACGGTCGCGAGGGCGACGTCTTCAGTCTGATCGGCCCAAAGCGCTACGACGCAGCCTGGAAAGACATCGAAGCACAGGGGTTCATCGCTCCCGCTGCGTGCTTCGAGGTTCGACTCGACCTGACCGAGAGCGAACGCCTCGAGTACGCGGTCGCTGAGGATCAGGATCGCTACCGCATCGCGGCAAGCACCACACAGAAGCAGGTGCTCGCCAAGCGGATCATCGATCAGCACCCCGGCGAGAGTGTGCTGGTGATCGGGCAATACATCGATCAGTTGGAGGCCATGGCCGAGGCGCTTGATGTGCCGCTCATCACCGGGCAGACTCCCATCGACGAGCGCGAAGAGCTCTTTAACGCCTTCCGCACGGGCGAGGTGCGCATTCTTGTGGTCTCCAAGGTCGCAAACTTCTCGGTCGATCTGCCCGACGCCTCGGTTGCGATCCAGATTTCAGGATCGTTCGGCTCGCGCCAGGAGGAAGCGCAGCGACTGGGGCGACTGTTGCGCCCCAAGGCTAAGGGCCTGACTGCCTCGTTTTACACGCTCATAGCGCGCGACACCGTGGATCAAGACTTCGCCCAGAACCGCCAGCGCTTCCTTGCAGAGCAGGGCTACGCGTACACAATTCTCGACGCGGATCACGTCGATCAGCTGCGCAGCGTGGCTCACTAA
- a CDS encoding HtaA domain-containing protein: MNITPKRHRASLTRKFLRRGVLLGAAFLATPLLLAPAAALAIPAGTPVAAEGESSACQVTDGMLTWGVKESFRSYISGSIANGSWDAKDGASYTTPDFQWTKATGTVDPTTGTGTVSFVGTVHFTGHDGVLDLTLANPTIEFEGDGKASLLLDARSTDATGKVTIDSKQEWVGDMTAPFPLAVAGEPLKFDELKTVLTNSGAKAFAGFYEPGVDLDPVSVSLDLADCDLSKAVAGETPQTPATTTPATAVPVAESNSQIPWIPIVVGGVALLVIGVTAGMLLSGRKRSQPAQDQATQTPSPQEPVE, translated from the coding sequence GTGAACATCACCCCCAAACGACACCGAGCTTCGTTGACACGTAAGTTCCTGCGTCGAGGAGTGTTGCTCGGTGCCGCTTTCCTTGCCACGCCTCTGCTTCTCGCTCCCGCGGCCGCGCTCGCGATTCCCGCGGGGACTCCGGTAGCTGCCGAGGGAGAGTCGAGTGCCTGCCAGGTGACTGACGGCATGCTTACTTGGGGAGTCAAAGAGAGCTTCCGCTCGTACATCAGCGGAAGCATCGCAAATGGCTCGTGGGACGCAAAAGACGGCGCCAGCTACACGACCCCTGATTTTCAGTGGACCAAGGCCACCGGCACTGTTGACCCAACAACCGGCACCGGAACCGTCTCTTTTGTCGGTACGGTGCATTTCACGGGTCATGACGGGGTGCTGGATCTCACACTCGCTAACCCAACAATTGAGTTTGAGGGTGACGGCAAAGCTTCGCTTCTGCTTGATGCGCGCAGCACCGACGCAACCGGCAAAGTCACGATCGACTCCAAGCAGGAGTGGGTTGGCGACATGACCGCTCCGTTCCCGCTTGCGGTTGCGGGTGAGCCACTCAAGTTCGATGAGCTGAAGACCGTGCTGACCAATAGTGGCGCGAAGGCGTTTGCTGGCTTTTACGAACCGGGGGTCGATCTTGACCCGGTTTCGGTATCACTCGATCTTGCTGACTGTGACCTCTCGAAAGCTGTTGCCGGTGAAACGCCACAGACACCCGCGACCACGACACCCGCAACGGCGGTTCCCGTCGCCGAGAGCAACTCCCAGATCCCCTGGATTCCGATTGTGGTCGGGGGAGTAGCACTTCTTGTCATCGGAGTTACCGCGGGAATGCTTCTGAGCGGGCGCAAGCGTTCTCAGCCGGCGCAAGACCAAGCGACCCAGACTCCGTCACCGCAGGAACCGGTGGAGTAA
- a CDS encoding LytR C-terminal domain-containing protein, producing the protein MARTPADPQANRRAHKGIPEDRFDRVERSGRVGAHRVTVRPRYVWQYLIAALLGFALLTTAGIFAVQSIGNVEALPLLGDKGGTADTQKPATAKLDPKATVAVFNGTPTENLAGALEKIIPEKSWGNVVYAGSAGKDDVKISAVFYRDAADQAAAAGLAAKLGGISTYETKDYADYGARLIVLIGEDYAGPGIEEAKKMTAEDSAPDSSEPQINPETGNTVDPVTGWDIDPDTGWPIDPSTGQPVDPSTAPAQ; encoded by the coding sequence GTGGCGCGAACACCCGCTGACCCACAGGCAAATCGCCGTGCCCATAAGGGTATTCCTGAGGACCGTTTTGACCGCGTCGAGCGGAGCGGCCGGGTCGGGGCCCACAGGGTCACTGTCCGCCCCCGGTACGTCTGGCAATACCTGATTGCGGCGCTGCTCGGGTTCGCCCTCTTGACGACCGCTGGAATTTTTGCCGTGCAAAGCATCGGAAATGTTGAGGCCCTGCCGCTCCTTGGCGACAAGGGTGGCACGGCAGATACGCAGAAGCCTGCGACCGCCAAACTTGATCCGAAGGCGACCGTCGCCGTTTTCAATGGAACTCCGACGGAAAACCTTGCTGGTGCACTCGAGAAGATCATCCCCGAGAAAAGCTGGGGGAACGTTGTCTACGCTGGCAGTGCCGGTAAGGACGACGTCAAGATTTCCGCGGTGTTTTACCGGGATGCTGCCGATCAAGCAGCGGCCGCCGGTCTCGCTGCGAAGCTCGGGGGAATCTCGACCTACGAAACCAAAGACTACGCTGATTACGGTGCGCGCCTCATCGTGCTGATCGGCGAAGATTACGCCGGCCCTGGCATCGAAGAGGCGAAGAAGATGACGGCCGAAGACAGCGCGCCAGACTCGAGTGAACCTCAGATTAACCCTGAAACGGGAAACACGGTCGACCCTGTGACTGGCTGGGATATTGATCCCGACACTGGCTGGCCGATTGATCCGTCTACGGGTCAGCCTGTTGATCCGAGCACCGCACCCGCACAGTAG
- a CDS encoding response regulator transcription factor → MTTQHKGPRILIVDDEPNIRELLSTSLRFAGFGVRAVGNGAQTISAVLEEEPDLIVLDVMLPDMNGFSVTKRLRSAGYTAPIIFLTAKDDTEDKIEGLTVGGDDYVTKPFSLDEIVARIKAVLRRTIQEDEDTVLTIGPITMDQDTHEVNVEGTSVELSPTEFKLLRYLMQNANRVLSKAQILDHVWEYDFNGDAGIVESYISYLRRKLDPLTEESLIQTKRGFGYMLKTEAK, encoded by the coding sequence ATGACTACTCAGCACAAGGGCCCGCGCATCCTGATCGTTGACGACGAGCCAAACATCCGCGAATTGCTCAGCACCAGCCTTCGCTTCGCCGGTTTCGGCGTTCGTGCGGTAGGTAATGGAGCACAGACCATCTCTGCAGTGCTCGAGGAAGAACCAGATCTAATTGTTCTCGACGTCATGCTGCCCGACATGAACGGATTCAGCGTAACCAAGCGCCTCCGTTCGGCCGGCTACACCGCCCCAATCATCTTCCTCACCGCGAAGGACGACACGGAAGACAAGATCGAGGGCCTCACGGTCGGCGGCGACGACTACGTCACCAAGCCGTTCAGCCTCGACGAGATCGTCGCCCGCATCAAGGCCGTGCTGCGCCGCACGATCCAGGAAGACGAAGACACCGTTCTCACCATCGGCCCGATCACCATGGATCAGGACACACACGAGGTCAACGTGGAGGGCACCTCGGTTGAGCTTTCGCCCACCGAGTTCAAGCTGCTGCGCTATCTCATGCAGAACGCCAACCGCGTCCTGTCAAAGGCTCAGATTCTTGACCACGTGTGGGAGTACGATTTTAATGGCGATGCTGGCATCGTCGAATCGTACATCTCGTACCTGCGTCGCAAGTTGGATCCGCTGACCGAAGAGTCGCTGATCCAGACGAAGCGCGGCTTTGGGTACATGTTGAAGACTGAAGCAAAGTAG